A single region of the Streptomyces caelestis genome encodes:
- the tgmA gene encoding putative ATP-grasp-modified RiPP, which translates to MFAHSDRLPTGTPLPSGASTPVPWGLRRMAPYPAFAPGYARTDLDPATQTARYFDADGQVLEMGKHGTSTGTNPPTNTGNPSDGQGGGGSGGGGDQDTGNDSDQ; encoded by the coding sequence TTGTTTGCTCATTCCGATCGGCTCCCGACCGGGACGCCGCTGCCGTCCGGCGCCTCAACCCCCGTCCCGTGGGGCCTGCGGCGCATGGCGCCCTACCCGGCGTTCGCCCCAGGCTACGCACGGACCGACCTCGACCCCGCCACCCAGACCGCCCGCTACTTCGACGCCGATGGACAGGTGCTGGAGATGGGAAAGCACGGCACCAGCACCGGGACGAACCCGCCGACCAACACCGGCAACCCATCCGACGGCCAGGGCGGTGGCGGCAGCGGCGGCGGCGGTGACCAGGACACCGGGAACGACAGCGACCAGTGA
- the tgmB gene encoding ATP-grasp ribosomal peptide maturase, with translation MTDSGPVLVVTNLDDPTADVVISELHDRDVPVVRFDSGDFPHALSVAATITSNGVEGTLSTPSRSADLSGIRSLYYRRPSGFAFPHLDQQDARFAITQARYGLGGILASLPGCRYVNHPHRIGDAEFKPSGLAAAAAAGFRLPPTVITSDPDTARDFVKQYSPVIYKPLSAPLYRIDGVSCTVEVAEVRADDIDEAVSGTAHLFQQRVDKAADVRVTVIGDQVFAVRMDSDLLDWRTDYGRLRYSVAQPPPGVTDALHAYLAHFGLVFGAFDFAIDGRGQWWFLECNPSGQWYWLEPETGLPMLAAMADLLEGKNR, from the coding sequence GTGACCGATTCCGGCCCGGTGCTGGTCGTCACCAACCTGGACGACCCCACGGCCGACGTGGTGATCAGCGAGCTGCACGACCGGGACGTCCCGGTCGTGCGGTTCGACTCGGGGGATTTCCCCCACGCCCTGTCGGTCGCGGCCACGATCACGTCGAACGGCGTGGAGGGCACACTGTCCACGCCGTCCCGGTCAGCAGACCTGTCTGGCATCCGCTCCCTGTACTATCGCCGGCCCTCCGGCTTCGCCTTCCCCCACCTGGATCAGCAGGACGCTCGGTTCGCCATCACCCAGGCCCGCTACGGGCTCGGCGGCATTCTGGCCTCGCTGCCGGGCTGCCGGTACGTCAACCACCCGCACCGCATTGGGGATGCCGAGTTCAAACCGTCCGGCCTGGCCGCCGCGGCGGCAGCGGGTTTCCGCCTGCCGCCTACGGTCATCACCTCCGACCCGGACACGGCCCGGGACTTCGTCAAGCAGTACAGCCCTGTGATCTACAAGCCGCTGTCGGCGCCGCTGTACCGCATCGACGGCGTCTCGTGCACCGTTGAGGTTGCCGAAGTCCGGGCCGACGACATCGATGAGGCCGTCTCCGGGACTGCGCACCTGTTCCAGCAGCGCGTCGACAAGGCCGCAGACGTACGGGTCACCGTCATCGGTGACCAGGTCTTCGCCGTCCGTATGGACTCGGACTTGCTGGACTGGCGCACCGACTATGGCCGCTTGCGCTATTCCGTCGCCCAACCGCCCCCCGGAGTTACCGATGCCCTCCACGCATACCTGGCCCACTTCGGGCTGGTCTTCGGCGCTTTCGACTTCGCTATCGACGGCCGGGGGCAATGGTGGTTCCTGGAGTGCAATCCGTCCGGCCAGTGGTACTGGCTGGAACCCGAGACCGGACTGCCGATGCTCGCGGCCATGGCCGACCTCCTGGAAGGGAAGAACCGCTGA
- the tgmC gene encoding ATP-grasp peptide maturase system methyltransferase, whose translation MSVMDSAALRRALADQLAGAGALRTEPWWQAVEGVPRHEFLRGGFFERVEGSAPTAWRPVLADTDGWLERCYADESLVTQIAGTIVPGDIRGQIMRVPTSSSTQPNLVLRMLEDLRVEDGNRVLEIGTGTGYSTGLLCHRLGDDLATSVEVDPEVSRRAGTALGACGYFPELVVGDGLDGHKEGAPYDRLVATCGVLELPHTWIEQTKPGGIILATLGGWLYSSELARLTVGHDGVAHGQFLGGQVSFMLARPQLPPPLGMLPDFDAGQERTTPVGADVLDDWVARFVAQLAAPRAQRLSLTIADTTQQVLVDVEVGAWAALTQDGEHWIVRQGGPVQLWDAVEDHVLRWRANGSPALDRFQIIVTPEAQRVTWQQV comes from the coding sequence ATGAGTGTCATGGACTCCGCCGCCCTGCGCCGGGCGCTGGCCGACCAGCTTGCCGGGGCCGGCGCCTTGCGCACCGAGCCGTGGTGGCAGGCCGTCGAAGGGGTGCCCAGGCACGAGTTCCTCCGCGGCGGCTTCTTCGAGCGGGTCGAAGGCTCCGCCCCGACCGCCTGGCGGCCGGTCCTGGCCGACACCGACGGCTGGCTGGAACGCTGCTACGCCGACGAGTCGCTGGTCACGCAGATCGCCGGCACCATCGTGCCCGGCGACATCCGTGGCCAGATCATGCGTGTCCCGACCTCTTCCAGCACACAGCCGAACCTGGTCCTCCGCATGCTGGAGGACCTCCGGGTCGAGGACGGTAACCGGGTACTGGAGATCGGCACTGGCACGGGGTACTCCACCGGATTGCTCTGCCACCGGCTCGGCGACGACCTGGCCACCTCTGTGGAAGTGGACCCCGAAGTGTCACGCCGAGCCGGCACCGCCCTCGGCGCCTGCGGCTACTTCCCCGAACTGGTCGTCGGTGACGGCCTGGACGGGCACAAGGAGGGCGCCCCATACGACCGGCTGGTCGCCACCTGCGGCGTGCTGGAGCTACCGCACACATGGATCGAGCAGACCAAGCCGGGCGGCATCATCCTTGCCACGCTCGGCGGCTGGCTGTACTCCTCGGAGCTGGCCAGGCTGACCGTCGGCCACGACGGGGTGGCCCACGGTCAGTTCCTCGGCGGACAGGTCTCCTTCATGCTCGCCCGCCCGCAGCTCCCGCCCCCGCTCGGCATGCTCCCCGACTTCGACGCCGGGCAGGAGCGGACGACGCCGGTCGGTGCTGATGTCCTGGACGACTGGGTCGCGCGGTTCGTCGCGCAGCTGGCAGCCCCGCGCGCGCAGCGCCTCAGCCTGACGATCGCCGACACGACCCAACAGGTCCTGGTCGACGTGGAGGTCGGCGCCTGGGCAGCCCTCACTCAGGACGGTGAGCACTGGATCGTCCGCCAGGGCGGGCCGGTGCAACTGTGGGACGCCGTCGAGGACCATGTGCTGCGGTGGCGGGCTAACGGCTCCCCGGCCCTGGACCGCTTCCAGATCATCGTTACCCCCGAGGCGCAGAGGGTGACCTGGCAGCAGGTCTGA
- a CDS encoding GDSL-type esterase/lipase family protein, with protein sequence MLRFMPVGDSMTIGSAGEHTWRYRMWQHLRRSYGGPFTLVGPRETLHDKLADAPTSYAYADPDFPRAHLAGWGEGWLHMAPLIGEAVRSCRADVLLVSLGLIDLGFYTNAGQTAENVRAFAAEARAANRRVRMVWLPVTPNVRAESDPAFAAEVVRFNELLAKTAADLDEPGSPVLLASTPPSYDVHADTYDGTHPNDSGEHKIAAAFAEAMYQAWDLGEPYEQ encoded by the coding sequence ATGCTCAGGTTCATGCCCGTCGGTGACTCCATGACCATCGGGAGCGCGGGCGAACACACGTGGCGCTACCGGATGTGGCAGCACCTGCGCCGGTCCTACGGCGGCCCCTTCACCCTCGTCGGCCCGCGCGAGACGCTCCACGACAAGCTCGCTGACGCACCGACCTCGTACGCGTACGCCGACCCGGACTTCCCGCGTGCCCACCTGGCCGGCTGGGGCGAGGGCTGGCTGCACATGGCGCCGCTGATCGGCGAGGCGGTGCGGTCGTGCCGCGCGGACGTGCTCCTGGTCTCCCTCGGCCTGATCGACCTGGGCTTCTACACGAACGCCGGGCAGACCGCCGAGAACGTCCGGGCCTTCGCGGCCGAGGCACGGGCGGCGAACCGGCGGGTGCGGATGGTGTGGCTGCCGGTGACCCCGAACGTGCGGGCCGAGTCCGACCCGGCCTTCGCCGCCGAGGTCGTCCGCTTCAACGAACTGCTGGCGAAGACGGCCGCGGACCTCGACGAGCCCGGCTCGCCCGTCCTCCTGGCCTCGACCCCGCCGTCGTACGACGTCCACGCCGACACCTACGACGGCACCCACCCCAACGACAGCGGCGAGCACAAGATCGCGGCGGCCTTCGCGGAGGCGATGTACCAGGCCTGGGACCTCGGCGAGCCCTACGAGCAGTAA
- a CDS encoding aminoglycoside adenylyltransferase family protein, with amino-acid sequence MPEQPGTDHLVQLLRTTLGDTLLGIYLHGSATLGGLRPHSDIDVLAVVRESTTHAQRRVLVEELLKVSGVAGRRHVELIAVVQDDVRPWRYPPTCDFLYGDWLREDYERGVTPAPEPSPDLAPLLTMVLRADAPLHGPPPAELLDPVPHHDLRRAIVVGVPELMDELDTDTRNVLLTLARIWTTLTTGTIRSKDAAAEWALDRLPAEHRPVLARARAVYLGEEAERWDDLAPRPCAEFLTRVITESYCS; translated from the coding sequence ATGCCAGAGCAGCCCGGCACCGACCACCTCGTCCAGCTTCTCCGCACCACCCTCGGCGACACCCTCCTCGGCATCTACCTGCACGGCTCCGCCACCCTCGGCGGTCTCCGCCCGCACAGCGACATCGACGTCCTGGCCGTCGTGCGGGAGTCCACGACGCACGCCCAACGCCGGGTGCTGGTAGAGGAGTTGCTCAAGGTGTCCGGCGTGGCCGGGCGGCGGCACGTCGAGCTGATCGCCGTCGTGCAGGACGACGTACGGCCCTGGCGCTACCCGCCGACCTGCGACTTCCTCTACGGCGACTGGCTGCGCGAGGACTACGAGCGCGGAGTGACCCCGGCCCCCGAACCCAGCCCCGACCTCGCGCCTCTCCTCACGATGGTCCTGCGCGCCGACGCCCCGCTCCACGGGCCGCCGCCCGCCGAGCTCCTCGACCCCGTCCCGCACCACGACCTCAGGCGCGCCATCGTCGTCGGCGTGCCGGAGCTCATGGACGAACTGGACACCGACACCCGCAACGTGCTGCTCACCCTCGCCCGGATCTGGACCACCCTCACCACCGGGACCATCCGCTCGAAGGACGCGGCAGCCGAGTGGGCGCTCGACCGGCTCCCCGCCGAGCACCGGCCCGTCCTCGCCCGCGCCCGGGCCGTCTACCTGGGGGAGGAGGCGGAGCGCTGGGACGACCTGGCGCCCCGGCCCTGCGCGGAGTTCCTGACCCGGGTGATCACCGAGAGTTACTGCTCGTAG
- a CDS encoding Uma2 family endonuclease, with product MTVLEDRIEMAEADDELTLDELFESLERTTPEGYKVEIVEGAIFMSPQRDTHWEIIADIYEQLRTKYPRKRVKSDVRVDYPGHLNGFASDVTLVAEGAEKNEKGLWRCQDIEFVAEVISKGTAHNDYGPKKTAYALAEVPVYLIADPYQGKCHLYTQPKDGDYLTETAVVFGVDVDLTITDIGLTLKTDEFPRD from the coding sequence ATGACCGTCCTTGAAGACAGGATCGAGATGGCCGAGGCAGACGACGAGCTGACTCTGGACGAGCTGTTCGAGTCGCTCGAGCGGACCACCCCCGAGGGTTACAAGGTCGAGATCGTCGAGGGGGCCATCTTCATGTCGCCGCAGCGGGACACGCACTGGGAGATCATCGCCGACATTTACGAGCAGCTGCGTACCAAGTACCCGCGCAAGCGCGTGAAGTCGGACGTCCGCGTCGACTACCCGGGGCACCTCAACGGCTTCGCCTCCGACGTGACCCTCGTAGCCGAGGGAGCCGAGAAGAACGAGAAGGGCCTCTGGCGCTGCCAGGACATCGAGTTCGTGGCCGAAGTCATCTCGAAGGGCACGGCCCACAACGACTACGGCCCCAAGAAGACCGCCTACGCCCTCGCCGAAGTCCCCGTCTACCTCATCGCCGACCCGTACCAGGGCAAGTGCCACCTGTACACCCAGCCCAAGGACGGCGACTACCTCACGGAGACGGCGGTCGTTTTCGGCGTGGACGTCGATCTCACCATCACGGACATCGGCCTCACCCTCAAGACCGACGAGTTCCCCCGCGACTGA
- a CDS encoding aldo/keto reductase produces the protein MKYTQLGRTGLKVSRLVLGTMNFGPQTDEAGSHAIMDAALDAGINFFDTANVYGWGENKGRTESIIGNWFAKGEGRRDKVVLATKVYGNMGADGPAWPNHDKLSAVNIRRAVDASLKRLQTDYIDVYQFHHIDRNTPFEEIWQAIDVLVQQGKILYVGSSNFPGYKIAQANEIAARRGGTIGLVSEQCLYNLAERRAEMEVIPAAQDYGLGVIPWSPLHGGLLGGVIKKQAEGGRRTSGRAADALADPATRAQLQSYEDLLEKHGIEPGEAALAWLLTRPGVTGPIVGPRTAEQLDSALRAAELELSEELLTGLDEIFPGPGPSPEAFAW, from the coding sequence ATGAAGTACACACAGCTCGGACGCACGGGACTCAAGGTCAGCCGGCTCGTCCTCGGCACCATGAACTTCGGTCCGCAGACCGACGAGGCCGGCAGCCACGCCATCATGGACGCGGCGCTGGACGCGGGCATCAACTTCTTCGACACCGCGAACGTGTACGGCTGGGGCGAGAACAAGGGCCGCACCGAGAGCATCATCGGCAACTGGTTCGCCAAGGGCGAGGGGCGGCGCGACAAGGTCGTCCTCGCCACGAAAGTGTACGGCAACATGGGCGCAGACGGCCCGGCCTGGCCCAACCACGACAAGCTCTCCGCCGTCAACATCCGGCGGGCCGTGGACGCAAGCCTCAAGCGGCTCCAGACCGACTACATCGACGTCTACCAGTTCCACCACATCGACCGGAACACACCGTTCGAGGAGATCTGGCAGGCGATCGACGTCCTGGTCCAGCAGGGCAAGATCCTCTACGTCGGGTCGTCGAACTTCCCCGGCTACAAGATCGCCCAGGCCAACGAGATCGCCGCCCGGCGGGGCGGGACCATCGGGCTGGTCAGCGAGCAGTGCCTGTACAACCTCGCCGAGCGGCGTGCCGAGATGGAGGTCATTCCGGCCGCTCAGGACTACGGGCTCGGTGTGATCCCCTGGTCGCCGCTGCACGGCGGTCTGCTGGGCGGTGTGATCAAGAAGCAGGCCGAGGGCGGTCGCCGCACCTCCGGCCGCGCGGCCGACGCGCTCGCCGACCCCGCCACCCGTGCGCAGCTCCAGTCCTACGAGGATCTGCTCGAGAAGCACGGCATCGAGCCCGGCGAGGCCGCGCTGGCGTGGCTGCTCACCCGCCCCGGCGTGACCGGCCCGATCGTCGGCCCCCGTACCGCCGAACAGCTCGACTCCGCCCTGCGCGCGGCCGAGCTGGAGCTGTCCGAGGAGCTCCTGACCGGCCTGGACGAGATCTTCCCGGGCCCGGGCCCGTCACCGGAGGCCTTCGCCTGGTAA
- the thpR gene encoding RNA 2',3'-cyclic phosphodiesterase gives MRLFAAVLPPDEARRELGAVVDEMRKLPGADGMRWTGRPGWHFTLAFYGEVDDDLLPELSARLERAAHRTAPFPLAMRGGGQFGHGKALWAGAEGDLATLRLLAERAEAAARKAGVPMGEHRRYKAHLSVARSREAGDVRAYVDALAGFTGRTWTVDELVLVRSNLPTSGVPGEQPRYEAVGRWALGGAG, from the coding sequence ATGAGACTCTTCGCCGCCGTGCTGCCCCCCGACGAGGCGCGTCGTGAACTCGGCGCCGTGGTCGACGAGATGCGCAAGCTGCCCGGCGCCGACGGGATGCGCTGGACCGGCCGTCCCGGCTGGCACTTCACGCTCGCCTTTTACGGTGAGGTCGACGACGACCTCCTCCCCGAGCTGTCGGCCCGCCTGGAGCGCGCCGCGCACCGTACCGCACCCTTCCCGCTGGCCATGCGGGGTGGCGGTCAGTTCGGGCACGGCAAGGCGCTGTGGGCCGGGGCCGAAGGTGATCTGGCGACCCTGCGGCTGCTGGCCGAGCGGGCGGAGGCGGCGGCCCGGAAGGCGGGTGTGCCGATGGGGGAGCACCGCCGGTACAAGGCCCACCTGTCGGTGGCACGGAGCCGGGAGGCAGGGGACGTGCGAGCGTATGTGGACGCCCTGGCGGGGTTCACGGGCCGGACCTGGACGGTGGACGAGCTGGTGCTGGTGCGGAGCAATCTGCCGACGTCGGGGGTTCCGGGGGAGCAGCCCCGGTACGAGGCGGTCGGCCGCTGGGCGCTCGGCGGCGCCGGTTAG
- a CDS encoding MFS transporter, producing MSSGPGAASVPAPDPHDSPPTSDTHPRTSSMFSSLKVRNYRLFFMGQVVSNIGTWMQRIAQDWLVLSLTGSSAAVGITTALQFLPMLLFGLYGGVLVDRLRKRPTLLVTQSSMALTAVALAVAVLTGHVQVWHVYVAAFAVGLATVVDNPARQSFVSELVGPRQLQNAVSLNSANFQSARLVGPAVAGLLITGVGTGYAFLFNGLSFIAPLTGLLLMRARELHVVERAPRGKGQLREGVRYVTGRPELIWPIVLVGFVGTFAFNFPVYLSAFADDVFHAGAGAYSMFNTLMAVGSVAGALLAARRGTARLRLLIAAALVFGTLEIVAATAPALWMFALLMVPLGLFGMTVNVTTNTSIQMATDPAMRGRVMALYMMVFLGGSPVGAPIVGWVTDTYGARVGLAAGGAVAAVAAAVIGLILARVGNLRLSVGWHRGHPRVRFVPREQQEELAPAA from the coding sequence TTGAGTTCGGGACCCGGAGCAGCTTCCGTCCCCGCACCTGATCCCCACGACTCCCCGCCCACCTCCGACACACACCCGCGCACGTCCTCGATGTTCTCCTCCCTGAAGGTCAGGAACTACCGCCTGTTCTTCATGGGCCAGGTCGTCTCCAACATCGGCACCTGGATGCAGCGCATCGCCCAGGACTGGCTGGTTCTCAGCCTCACCGGCTCCTCGGCGGCCGTCGGCATAACGACGGCACTCCAGTTCCTGCCGATGCTGCTCTTCGGCCTCTACGGCGGCGTCCTCGTCGACCGGCTGCGCAAGCGGCCCACCCTGCTCGTCACCCAGTCGTCGATGGCCCTCACCGCTGTCGCCCTGGCCGTCGCCGTCCTCACCGGCCACGTCCAGGTGTGGCACGTGTACGTCGCCGCCTTCGCGGTCGGTCTCGCCACGGTGGTCGACAACCCCGCCCGGCAGTCCTTCGTCTCCGAACTGGTCGGCCCGCGGCAGTTGCAGAACGCGGTCAGCCTGAACTCGGCGAACTTCCAGTCCGCCCGCCTGGTCGGTCCCGCCGTCGCGGGCCTACTGATCACCGGCGTCGGCACCGGATACGCGTTCCTCTTCAACGGCCTGTCCTTCATCGCGCCGCTCACCGGCCTGCTGCTGATGCGCGCCCGCGAACTGCACGTCGTCGAGCGGGCCCCGCGCGGCAAGGGGCAGCTGCGTGAAGGCGTGCGCTACGTCACCGGCCGTCCGGAGCTGATCTGGCCGATCGTCCTGGTCGGGTTCGTCGGCACCTTCGCCTTCAACTTCCCCGTCTACCTCTCGGCCTTCGCGGACGACGTTTTCCACGCGGGCGCGGGCGCGTACAGCATGTTCAACACGCTGATGGCGGTCGGCTCGGTCGCGGGCGCCCTGCTCGCGGCGCGGCGCGGCACCGCCCGGCTGCGGCTGCTGATCGCGGCGGCCCTGGTCTTCGGCACGCTGGAGATCGTGGCGGCCACGGCACCGGCACTGTGGATGTTCGCGCTGCTCATGGTCCCGCTGGGCCTGTTCGGCATGACGGTCAACGTCACGACGAACACCAGCATCCAGATGGCCACGGACCCGGCCATGCGCGGCCGTGTGATGGCCCTCTACATGATGGTCTTCCTCGGCGGCTCCCCGGTCGGCGCGCCGATCGTCGGCTGGGTCACCGACACGTACGGCGCCCGGGTCGGCCTCGCGGCCGGCGGTGCCGTCGCGGCCGTCGCCGCGGCCGTGATCGGCCTGATCCTGGCCCGCGTCGGCAACCTCCGCCTGTCGGTCGGCTGGCACCGCGGCCACCCACGGGTGCGGTTCGTCCCCCGGGAGCAGCAGGAGGAACTGGCACCGGCGGCGTAG
- a CDS encoding MarR family winged helix-turn-helix transcriptional regulator yields the protein MPDLSHGDDAAAVNSLRSAVMRLSRRLKHQRVDESLSPTEMSVLGTLSLCGKATPGELARKEHVQPPSMTRIVALLESKGLVRLEPHPEDRRQKVVTRTEQAEAMLEESRRKRNAFLASLVENLDEDEWAKLRAAAPVLEKLAHL from the coding sequence ATGCCGGACCTCAGCCATGGCGACGACGCAGCCGCCGTGAACTCCCTCCGATCCGCCGTGATGCGGCTGTCCCGTCGGCTCAAGCACCAGCGGGTCGACGAGTCGCTCAGCCCCACCGAGATGTCGGTGCTCGGCACCCTGTCCCTGTGCGGCAAGGCCACCCCGGGCGAGCTCGCCCGCAAGGAGCATGTCCAGCCGCCCTCGATGACCCGCATCGTGGCGCTGCTGGAGTCCAAGGGACTGGTCCGTCTGGAGCCGCACCCCGAGGACCGGCGCCAGAAGGTGGTGACGCGCACCGAGCAGGCCGAAGCGATGCTCGAGGAGAGCCGCCGCAAGCGGAACGCGTTCCTGGCCTCGCTGGTGGAGAACCTCGACGAGGACGAGTGGGCGAAACTGCGCGCCGCCGCCCCCGTGCTGGAGAAGCTCGCGCATCTGTAA
- a CDS encoding ribbon-helix-helix protein, CopG family, whose protein sequence is MGTSVLSLRIDHELLQRLRQHAARRGMSVQDYVVRTLVRDDFDERFQTAVEKTERFYGVT, encoded by the coding sequence ATGGGGACCAGCGTGCTCAGCCTGCGAATAGACCATGAGCTGCTTCAGCGGCTCCGGCAGCATGCCGCGAGGAGGGGAATGAGCGTCCAGGACTACGTCGTCCGGACGCTCGTCCGAGATGACTTCGACGAGCGGTTCCAGACCGCCGTCGAGAAGACGGAGAGGTTCTACGGAGTCACGTGA
- a CDS encoding NCS2 family permease codes for MSSSAPAKVPAPEQPGAGPTYGALDRFFRISERGSTLSREVRGGLATFFAMAYIIVLNPIILGSAKDMYGHQLDNGQLVTATALTAALTTLLMGVIGNVPIALAAGLGVNSVVALQLAPRMSWPDAMGMVVLAGFVVMLLVATGLRERVMNAVPYGLRKAISIGIGLFIMLIGLVDAGFVSRIPDAAHTTVPLQLGGDGHLDGWPVLVFVLGVLLTLALIVRKVSGAILISIVAMTVVAVVIEAVAKVPSWGLTTPKWPGNPFASPDFGLVGQVSLFGGFGKVGVLTGVLFVFTVLLSCFFDAMGTIMGVSDEAKLTDAQGQMPGINKVLFVDGLAVAAGGASSSSATTAFVESTAGVGEGARTGLANVVTGGLFAVALFLTPVATMVPSQAATPALLAVGFLILAGSVREIDWADHTIAIPAFVTMVMMPFTYSITNGIGMGFVTFVVLRLAAGRGREVPTAMYAVAAVFAFYYLMPALGLT; via the coding sequence ATGTCCTCCTCGGCTCCCGCCAAGGTCCCCGCCCCTGAACAGCCGGGAGCCGGGCCCACGTACGGCGCACTCGACCGCTTCTTCCGGATCTCCGAGCGGGGCAGCACGCTCTCCCGTGAGGTCCGGGGCGGTCTCGCCACCTTCTTCGCGATGGCCTACATCATCGTGCTGAACCCGATCATCCTCGGCAGCGCCAAGGACATGTACGGTCACCAGCTCGACAACGGACAGCTGGTCACCGCCACGGCCCTCACGGCCGCGCTCACCACCCTCCTCATGGGCGTCATCGGCAACGTGCCGATCGCGCTCGCCGCCGGCCTCGGCGTGAACTCCGTCGTCGCCCTCCAGCTCGCCCCGCGCATGTCCTGGCCGGACGCGATGGGCATGGTGGTCCTCGCCGGGTTCGTCGTCATGCTGCTGGTCGCCACGGGGCTGCGCGAGCGCGTGATGAACGCCGTCCCCTACGGGCTGCGCAAGGCCATCTCCATCGGCATCGGCCTGTTCATCATGCTGATCGGCCTCGTCGACGCCGGCTTCGTCTCCCGGATCCCGGACGCCGCCCACACCACCGTCCCGCTCCAGCTCGGCGGCGACGGCCACCTCGACGGCTGGCCGGTCCTGGTGTTCGTCCTGGGCGTGCTGCTCACGCTCGCCCTGATCGTGCGCAAGGTCTCCGGCGCGATCCTGATCTCGATCGTCGCCATGACGGTCGTGGCCGTGGTCATCGAGGCCGTGGCCAAGGTGCCGAGCTGGGGCCTCACCACACCGAAGTGGCCCGGCAACCCGTTCGCCAGCCCTGACTTCGGGCTGGTCGGCCAGGTCAGCCTGTTCGGCGGCTTCGGGAAGGTCGGTGTGCTGACGGGTGTGCTGTTCGTCTTCACCGTGCTGCTGTCGTGCTTCTTCGACGCGATGGGCACGATCATGGGTGTCTCCGACGAGGCGAAGCTGACCGACGCGCAGGGGCAGATGCCCGGCATCAACAAGGTGCTGTTCGTCGACGGCCTCGCGGTCGCCGCCGGCGGTGCCAGCTCCTCCTCGGCGACCACCGCCTTCGTCGAGTCCACGGCCGGTGTCGGCGAGGGTGCCCGGACCGGCCTGGCGAACGTCGTCACCGGCGGTCTCTTCGCCGTCGCCCTCTTCCTGACGCCGGTCGCCACGATGGTGCCCTCCCAGGCGGCCACCCCGGCCCTGCTCGCGGTCGGCTTCCTGATCCTGGCCGGCTCAGTCAGGGAGATCGACTGGGCGGACCACACGATCGCCATCCCGGCCTTCGTGACGATGGTGATGATGCCGTTCACGTACTCGATCACCAACGGCATCGGCATGGGCTTCGTCACCTTCGTGGTCCTGCGCCTGGCGGCCGGGCGGGGCCGGGAGGTGCCGACGGCGATGTACGCGGTCGCGGCGGTGTTCGCGTTCTACTACCTGATGCCGGCGCTGGGCCTGACCTGA
- a CDS encoding DUF2530 domain-containing protein: MAKWTPRHEAPEPLEGPVVATVTGLTILWFVLFLVQLPFYGWFDDHGHTWWLWTCLAGGGLGLIGIWYVRRREAAIKRAAEKDLTVTPQAD, translated from the coding sequence ATGGCGAAATGGACCCCCAGACACGAGGCGCCGGAGCCCCTGGAGGGCCCCGTGGTCGCCACCGTCACCGGCCTCACGATCCTCTGGTTCGTCCTGTTCCTGGTCCAGCTCCCCTTCTACGGCTGGTTCGACGACCACGGCCACACGTGGTGGCTGTGGACCTGCCTGGCCGGGGGCGGGCTGGGGCTGATCGGCATCTGGTACGTCCGTAGGCGCGAGGCCGCGATCAAGCGGGCCGCGGAGAAGGACCTGACGGTTACTCCCCAGGCCGACTAG